In Arthrobacter sp. QXT-31, one genomic interval encodes:
- a CDS encoding Nif3-like dinuclear metal center hexameric protein — protein sequence MEPVNSDVAAEPEEAPDAAESPAAATLGQLMLAVEELWPESLAEAWDEVGLVAGHPSAEVTRVMFAVDPTLEVIDEAVEWGAELLITHHPLLLKGVTSVAANTPKGRAVHRLIESGTALLTVHTNGDSAVGGVSDVLADALGLQNVSPLTPAADGLPEEGIGRVGDLGESMTLGDFAARVFGILPSVAGGVRVSGDKDGLVQRVAVCGGAGDSLFDEVRASNADLYVTADLRHHPASEAREAAVNGRPYLIDVSHFASEWLWLPAAAEALGNVLTDQGLDVEIRVSTTNSDPWDFILTPG from the coding sequence ATGGAACCTGTGAACAGCGACGTTGCAGCGGAACCGGAAGAAGCTCCCGACGCCGCCGAGTCACCCGCAGCTGCAACCCTGGGGCAGCTGATGCTGGCCGTGGAGGAACTCTGGCCGGAGTCGCTTGCGGAGGCGTGGGATGAAGTGGGCCTGGTGGCCGGCCATCCTTCCGCTGAAGTCACGCGCGTCATGTTCGCCGTCGATCCCACGCTCGAGGTCATCGACGAGGCCGTCGAATGGGGCGCGGAACTGCTCATCACCCATCATCCGCTGCTCCTCAAAGGTGTCACGTCGGTTGCCGCCAACACGCCCAAAGGCCGGGCCGTCCACCGCCTGATCGAATCCGGCACGGCGCTGCTGACCGTCCACACCAATGGCGACTCAGCCGTGGGCGGTGTTTCGGATGTGCTGGCCGACGCTCTGGGCCTGCAGAACGTATCGCCGCTGACCCCGGCAGCCGACGGTCTTCCGGAGGAGGGCATAGGGCGCGTCGGGGACCTCGGCGAGTCGATGACCCTGGGCGATTTCGCCGCCCGTGTTTTCGGCATCCTCCCCTCCGTGGCCGGCGGAGTGCGCGTATCCGGGGACAAGGACGGTCTGGTGCAGCGGGTTGCCGTCTGCGGCGGGGCAGGGGACTCCCTCTTCGACGAGGTGAGGGCAAGCAACGCGGACCTGTATGTCACCGCGGACCTGCGCCACCATCCGGCCTCGGAAGCCAGGGAGGCCGCTGTGAACGGCCGGCCTTACCTCATCGATGTGTCGCACTTCGCGAGCGAATGGCTATGGCTACCGGCCGCCGCCGAGGCGCTGGGCAACGTGCTCACGGACCAGGGCCTCGACGTCGAGATCCGCGTCAGCACCACCAACAGCGACCCGTGGGACTTCATACTGACTCCCGGCTAA
- the orn gene encoding oligoribonuclease: MTGLDSVNDALIEVAALVTDSELNILGDGVDVVIKPDDAALAQMNDFVRDMHTRSGLLNELPAGKTMAEAEALVLDYIRKWVPDPRKAPLAGNSVGTDRVFLARDMPSVVEHLHYRIIDVSTIKELARRWYARAYFQAPAKLGGHRALGDIKDSIDELRYYREAVFVPAPGPDSATAQKISQRIAASPSAVDHAAAESVPPPAAQQPGK, encoded by the coding sequence ATGACCGGCCTCGACAGCGTCAACGACGCCCTGATCGAGGTCGCTGCCCTGGTGACCGATTCCGAACTCAACATCCTCGGTGACGGGGTGGACGTGGTGATCAAGCCGGACGACGCCGCACTCGCCCAGATGAACGATTTCGTCCGGGACATGCACACCCGGTCCGGCCTCCTGAACGAGCTTCCGGCCGGCAAAACGATGGCCGAAGCAGAGGCCCTGGTGCTGGACTACATCCGCAAGTGGGTTCCCGACCCCCGCAAGGCGCCCCTTGCCGGCAACTCGGTGGGAACGGACCGGGTCTTCCTGGCCAGGGACATGCCCTCGGTGGTGGAGCACCTGCACTACCGGATCATCGATGTCAGCACCATCAAGGAACTCGCCCGTCGCTGGTACGCCCGGGCCTACTTCCAGGCACCGGCGAAGCTCGGCGGCCACCGCGCCCTCGGCGACATCAAGGATTCCATCGACGAGCTCCGGTACTACCGGGAAGCCGTCTTTGTGCCTGCCCCGGGACCGGACAGTGCCACCGCCCAGAAGATCTCCCAGCGGATCGCAGCCTCCCCCTCTGCCGTCGACCATGCAGCCGCGGAGAGCGTTCCGCCGCCCGCGGCACAGCAACCGGGAAAGTAA
- a CDS encoding alpha/beta hydrolase has translation MDTSSSPRPSFPRRRLLQLAGISAALTAAAPSACTTPPPPVPVPDVPVPDVPVPDVPVPDVPVPEVTGPATTAGIPPPPPSALLPSTISTRTGAFVSRFRPSVRTHWSLAVPLPEQANQLLPVAVFLHGLGGSSEVLLRDLAADVALQRHLDDGGMPFGIAAVDGGDSWWHARADGSDTQSMLVLEFLPFLAEQGFDLGRVALFGTSMGGFGALLLASLGRVTGLRAVAAMSPAVWSSYEAGMEGAFDGPADFAANNVFALRPRLAAIPKRIDCGSEDDLAPAVRAYRSGLPGRVEGGFGPGGHDASYWRSLMPDVLDFLGRHVGRTRD, from the coding sequence ATGGACACGTCGTCCTCCCCGCGGCCGTCCTTTCCACGGCGCCGCCTGCTGCAGCTGGCAGGGATCTCTGCCGCACTGACCGCGGCCGCCCCGTCGGCCTGCACAACCCCGCCGCCACCGGTTCCGGTCCCCGATGTGCCGGTCCCCGATGTGCCGGTCCCTGATGTGCCGGTCCCTGATGTGCCAGTGCCCGAGGTGACAGGCCCGGCAACGACGGCGGGCATCCCGCCGCCTCCCCCATCTGCCCTGCTGCCGTCCACGATATCGACCCGGACCGGCGCATTTGTGTCCCGCTTCCGTCCATCGGTGAGAACGCATTGGTCGCTGGCCGTGCCGCTTCCGGAGCAGGCCAACCAGTTGCTGCCGGTGGCGGTCTTCCTGCACGGGCTGGGTGGCAGCAGCGAGGTTCTGCTGCGGGACCTCGCCGCAGACGTGGCCCTGCAGCGCCATCTCGACGACGGCGGGATGCCCTTTGGTATTGCCGCCGTAGACGGCGGCGACTCGTGGTGGCACGCCCGCGCCGACGGCAGCGACACTCAGTCGATGCTGGTGCTGGAGTTCCTCCCGTTCCTGGCCGAGCAGGGGTTCGACCTCGGAAGGGTCGCCCTGTTCGGCACGTCAATGGGAGGTTTCGGCGCTCTCCTTCTGGCGTCGCTCGGCAGGGTGACCGGGCTTCGCGCCGTTGCTGCCATGAGCCCGGCTGTCTGGTCCAGCTACGAGGCGGGGATGGAGGGCGCCTTCGACGGCCCCGCCGATTTCGCCGCGAACAACGTTTTTGCGCTGCGGCCGAGGCTTGCGGCCATTCCCAAACGGATCGACTGCGGCAGCGAGGACGATCTGGCCCCGGCAGTGCGCGCATACCGGTCGGGCCTTCCCGGCCGCGTGGAGGGAGGCTTTGGCCCCGGCGGCCACGACGCGTCCTACTGGCGCTCCCTCATGCCTGACGTGCTGGACTTCCTGGGCCGTCATGTGGGGCGCACGCGGGACTGA
- a CDS encoding YaaA family protein, with protein sequence MLILLPPSEGKTPAVHGDAMDWTSLSFPVLNTYRAKVLDALGTVSAHEDALALLGVGASLRDDVERNTRLHAEPAAPAHQVYSGVLYDALGYKSMTPAQRRRADESVLVISALWGAIRFADSVPAYRLSMSTALPDVGRLASFWKPQLTDALGSVAEGHLLVDCRSSTYAAAWAPPPAGTVTVNVFTEVNGARKVVSHFAKHTRGELARHLLTRRGKAPATPEQLRTAAAEKWQAELVPGTARKAHALNIILPN encoded by the coding sequence GTGCTGATTCTGCTCCCCCCGTCTGAAGGCAAGACCCCTGCAGTCCACGGTGACGCCATGGACTGGACTTCGTTGAGTTTTCCTGTGCTGAACACCTACCGGGCCAAGGTGCTGGACGCGCTGGGGACAGTCAGCGCGCACGAGGACGCCCTCGCGCTCCTGGGCGTCGGAGCCTCGCTGAGGGACGACGTCGAGCGCAATACCCGGCTCCACGCCGAACCGGCGGCCCCCGCGCACCAGGTGTATTCCGGGGTGCTGTACGACGCGCTCGGCTACAAATCGATGACGCCGGCGCAGCGGCGCCGTGCGGATGAGTCGGTGCTGGTCATCTCCGCGCTGTGGGGCGCCATCAGGTTCGCCGACTCCGTGCCCGCCTACCGGCTGTCCATGTCAACGGCACTGCCCGACGTCGGACGCCTTGCCTCATTCTGGAAACCGCAGCTGACCGATGCCCTCGGGAGTGTGGCCGAAGGCCACCTCCTGGTCGACTGCCGCTCCAGCACCTACGCCGCCGCCTGGGCTCCGCCGCCGGCGGGCACCGTGACCGTCAACGTCTTCACGGAGGTAAACGGCGCGCGCAAGGTGGTCAGCCATTTCGCCAAGCACACCCGGGGCGAGCTGGCGCGGCACCTGCTGACGCGGCGCGGCAAGGCCCCGGCCACTCCGGAACAGCTGCGCACGGCTGCAGCCGAAAAGTGGCAGGCCGAGCTGGTCCCGGGCACGGCGCGCAAGGCCCACGCCCTGAACATCATCCTGCCCAACTGA
- a CDS encoding glyceraldehyde-3-phosphate dehydrogenase, whose amino-acid sequence MSQTSDSCLDTWMSREALAEAMIPVIGRLYRENNVVTSIHGRSLINKSTMNILKAHRFARRMSKDELLLEETAPLLNTLAQLDLGAAAIDIARLNQKFKSDGGDLTLEEFLRAELAEIVGKRGADERTSTDVVLYGFGRIGRLLARLLIEKAGGGHGLRLRAIVVRRGSDNDLTKRASLLRRDSVHGSFEGTIRVDTEANTITANGVRIQVIYSDNPATIDYTAYGIKDALVVDNTGRWRDAEGLGQHLLSKGVAKVLLTAPGKGELKNIVHGINHRDIAESDKIVTAASCTTNAITPVLKALNDKYGVIHGHVETVHSFTNDQNLIDNFHKGDRRGRSAALNMVITETGAAKAVAKALPELQGKLSGSSIRVPTPDVSLAVLNLNLERGTTKDEVNDYLREMSLHSDLRKQIDYIDSPEVVSTDFVGSRRAGIVDGLATISNDKNLVVYVWYDNEFGYSCQVVRVMEEMAGVNPPTFPAKDSDKDIAPVLASAASV is encoded by the coding sequence GTGAGCCAGACGTCAGATTCTTGTCTTGATACGTGGATGAGCCGGGAGGCGCTCGCTGAGGCCATGATCCCGGTGATCGGCCGGCTGTACCGTGAAAACAACGTGGTTACCTCCATCCACGGCCGCAGCCTGATTAACAAGTCCACCATGAACATCCTGAAGGCGCACCGCTTTGCGCGCCGGATGAGCAAGGACGAGCTGCTGCTGGAGGAGACGGCGCCGCTGCTGAACACGCTGGCACAGCTGGACCTGGGTGCCGCTGCCATCGACATCGCCCGACTGAACCAGAAGTTCAAGTCCGACGGCGGGGACCTGACTCTGGAGGAATTCCTCCGCGCCGAACTGGCTGAGATTGTGGGCAAGCGGGGCGCCGACGAGCGCACCAGCACCGACGTCGTGCTCTACGGCTTCGGCCGCATCGGCCGCCTGCTGGCGCGCCTGCTCATCGAAAAGGCCGGCGGCGGCCACGGCCTGCGCCTGCGCGCCATCGTGGTCCGGCGCGGCTCCGACAACGACCTCACCAAGCGTGCCAGCCTGCTGCGCCGCGACTCCGTGCACGGTTCCTTCGAAGGAACCATCCGCGTGGACACCGAGGCCAACACCATCACGGCCAACGGCGTCCGGATCCAGGTCATCTACTCGGACAACCCGGCCACCATCGATTACACCGCCTACGGCATCAAGGACGCCCTCGTGGTGGACAACACCGGCCGCTGGCGCGACGCCGAAGGCCTTGGCCAGCACCTGCTGAGCAAGGGCGTGGCCAAGGTCCTGCTGACCGCGCCGGGCAAGGGCGAGCTGAAGAACATCGTGCACGGCATCAACCACCGCGACATCGCCGAGTCGGACAAGATCGTGACGGCAGCCTCCTGCACCACCAACGCCATCACCCCCGTGCTGAAGGCCCTCAACGACAAGTACGGCGTGATCCACGGCCACGTCGAGACGGTCCACTCGTTCACGAACGACCAGAACCTGATCGACAACTTCCACAAGGGCGACCGCCGCGGACGCTCCGCCGCCCTGAACATGGTGATCACCGAGACCGGCGCCGCCAAGGCCGTGGCAAAGGCACTGCCCGAACTGCAGGGCAAGCTTAGCGGCAGCTCCATCCGCGTCCCCACCCCGGACGTGTCCCTGGCTGTCCTGAACCTGAACCTGGAACGGGGCACCACCAAGGACGAGGTCAACGATTACCTGCGCGAGATGTCGCTGCACTCGGACCTGCGCAAGCAGATCGACTACATCGACTCCCCCGAAGTGGTCTCCACCGACTTCGTCGGCTCCCGCCGCGCCGGCATCGTTGATGGCCTCGCCACCATCTCCAACGACAAGAACCTGGTTGTCTACGTCTGGTACGACAACGAGTTCGGCTACAGCTGCCAGGTGGTCCGCGTCATGGAGGAGATGGCCGGGGTCAACCCGCCGACCTTCCCTGCCAAGGACTCCGATAAGGATATTGCCCCGGTCCTGGCCTCGGCAGCGTCTGTCTAA
- a CDS encoding HNH endonuclease family protein → MSVSWAAYRRARRHARQAWALLGAAAAAVIAGSVWFFTAGQFAAVEPAVSGPAEVPVFDAGWMKPVTPPYPVPRGGAAAALEELDVKGRAAGSDYDRSAFGQAWQDADRNGCDTRNDILRRDLRDVGFSQGSRCKVASGSLHEPYVGLTVRFVRGADSSKEVQIDHVVALGDAWQKGAQQLTPLERQVLANDPLNLIAADGEANQEKSASDAATWLPKNKALRCHYVARQISVKAAYGLWVTQPEKDAMARVLASCPQQQTVTPG, encoded by the coding sequence GTGAGCGTCAGCTGGGCCGCTTACCGGCGTGCCCGCCGCCACGCCCGGCAGGCCTGGGCGCTGCTCGGCGCGGCCGCCGCTGCGGTGATCGCCGGCAGCGTGTGGTTTTTTACGGCCGGCCAGTTTGCCGCCGTCGAGCCTGCGGTGTCCGGTCCTGCCGAGGTGCCGGTGTTCGACGCCGGCTGGATGAAACCGGTGACGCCGCCATACCCGGTGCCGCGGGGCGGCGCGGCCGCTGCACTGGAAGAACTGGACGTGAAGGGCAGGGCAGCCGGCAGCGACTATGACCGGTCGGCCTTCGGCCAGGCCTGGCAGGACGCAGACCGGAACGGCTGCGACACGCGCAACGACATCCTGCGCCGTGACCTTCGCGACGTTGGGTTCAGCCAGGGATCAAGGTGCAAAGTTGCTTCCGGCAGCCTGCATGAGCCGTATGTGGGGCTTACGGTCAGGTTCGTCCGCGGTGCAGACTCCAGCAAGGAAGTGCAGATCGACCACGTCGTCGCACTGGGCGACGCCTGGCAAAAAGGTGCCCAGCAGCTGACGCCGTTGGAGCGGCAGGTCCTGGCCAACGACCCCCTCAACCTCATTGCGGCGGACGGGGAGGCCAACCAGGAGAAAAGCGCGTCGGATGCCGCCACCTGGCTGCCGAAGAACAAGGCGCTGCGGTGCCACTATGTGGCGCGGCAGATCTCGGTGAAGGCCGCGTACGGCCTCTGGGTCACGCAGCCGGAGAAGGACGCCATGGCACGCGTTCTGGCGTCGTGCCCGCAGCAGCAGACGGTGACGCCGGGGTAG
- the def gene encoding peptide deformylase — translation MTVLPITIWGEPVLHRRAAEVEEFDDALRQLIADMFETNDKANGVGLAAPQIGVGKRIFVYKYQNEDGAPPAGAVVNPVLTLSKVSGALPDPDDEVEGCLSFPGEQYPLKRAEWVRVQGFDGHGNPVDFEATGWFARIIQHEYDHLDGKLYVNRLIDRYARKAMKQAKKNSWGVPGLTWMPGVDPDPFGH, via the coding sequence ATGACCGTTCTGCCCATCACCATCTGGGGTGAGCCGGTGCTGCACCGCCGGGCCGCCGAAGTGGAGGAGTTCGACGACGCGCTTCGCCAGCTGATTGCCGACATGTTCGAAACCAACGACAAGGCGAACGGCGTGGGGCTGGCCGCACCGCAGATCGGCGTGGGCAAGCGGATCTTCGTGTACAAGTACCAGAACGAGGACGGCGCTCCCCCGGCCGGGGCCGTGGTCAATCCTGTGCTGACTCTCTCCAAGGTGTCCGGGGCGCTGCCGGATCCGGACGATGAAGTGGAGGGCTGCCTCTCCTTCCCCGGCGAGCAGTATCCGCTCAAGCGCGCCGAGTGGGTCCGCGTCCAGGGCTTTGACGGGCACGGAAATCCGGTGGATTTTGAGGCCACCGGCTGGTTCGCCCGCATCATCCAGCACGAGTACGACCACCTGGACGGCAAGCTGTACGTCAACCGCCTCATCGACAGGTACGCCCGCAAGGCGATGAAGCAGGCCAAGAAGAACAGCTGGGGCGTCCCCGGCCTGACCTGGATGCCCGGCGTCGACCCGGACCCCTTCGGCCACTGA
- a CDS encoding zinc ribbon domain-containing protein, whose product MAKAAPAEQLKLLELQGLDARLKSLSNRRRSLENDPRITDLEAALNVANGELGAAKLAVHDAEAELKRAEADVEQVATRIEKDEARLNSGTGLSKDLVALQKDIASLNKRRSDLEDVELEVLERLDVLRERQAAQQSIVDDIQGSFGVIRAELDAALAEVTAEENEVAARRAAFAAGLDGGMLAVYEKTLARRGVGAARLFHGTSEGSGMQLSPGDLAEIKAAAEDDIVFCPDSGCILVRSAEWV is encoded by the coding sequence GTGGCCAAGGCAGCACCGGCGGAACAATTGAAGTTGCTCGAGCTCCAGGGCCTCGACGCCCGGTTGAAGTCACTGTCCAACCGCCGCCGCAGCCTTGAAAACGATCCCCGGATCACCGACCTCGAAGCCGCCCTCAACGTTGCCAACGGGGAACTGGGCGCCGCGAAGCTCGCCGTCCACGACGCCGAAGCGGAACTGAAGCGTGCCGAGGCAGACGTGGAGCAGGTGGCAACGCGGATCGAAAAGGACGAGGCCAGGCTCAACAGCGGCACCGGCCTGTCCAAGGACCTCGTAGCCCTGCAGAAGGACATTGCTTCCCTCAACAAGCGCCGTTCGGACCTGGAGGACGTCGAACTGGAGGTCCTCGAACGGCTGGATGTCCTGCGCGAACGGCAGGCCGCCCAGCAAAGCATCGTGGACGACATCCAGGGTTCCTTCGGCGTGATCCGGGCGGAGCTTGACGCCGCCCTGGCCGAAGTCACCGCGGAAGAGAACGAGGTGGCCGCCCGGCGCGCGGCCTTCGCGGCGGGCCTTGACGGCGGAATGCTTGCCGTGTACGAGAAGACGCTGGCCCGCCGCGGAGTGGGCGCGGCGCGCCTCTTCCACGGCACCTCCGAGGGGTCCGGCATGCAGCTGAGCCCGGGCGACCTGGCCGAGATCAAGGCCGCCGCCGAGGACGACATCGTGTTCTGCCCGGACTCCGGCTGCATCCTGGTGCGCTCCGCCGAGTGGGTCTGA
- the mptB gene encoding polyprenol phosphomannose-dependent alpha 1,6 mannosyltransferase MptB: MTAPVPAIGETATGTSTDPARPEVDNPRSPILSGFVGSMFLLIGSLGVGWLAPVSELRRMPLFIWMRTEAFGVGLSIVLLAVGGMLLVRAWLRLGQHVHVWGREARKATLQAVVAWGLPMMFTVPLFSRDVYAYIGQGRLMVEGFNPYENGISALSNYFQLGADKMWTEAPVPYGQLFLWIEQFVVWSTNVHPEASIMLFRLASLAGVILCIIYVPKLADLHGVNPHRALWLTAANPLFLTNFIASVHNDSLMIGLALAGLYYCATRRVILGIVLVTASIAVKPITVVFLPFIGLLWAGKGASWPRKFVFWGLTAGLSVGLLYAMSLVNGFGFGWINGLSAPGSVWIWYAPVGLLGLIVASIANAFSLDGWGLAKWVYDAGKLLAVGIVAWQIFRGGHDRLMRRLTLAFAAVVVLAPMIQSWYVVWLIPLFAVTGIRDDWQVKALYFIVSFFMVYAISDQLEVFPYLQTDDLGLALALARNAAAIIALLFALYLIFLDRSTKLLFSKADQPVTTRPVI, translated from the coding sequence ATGACGGCGCCTGTGCCTGCGATAGGGGAAACGGCCACTGGCACTTCCACGGACCCGGCCCGGCCGGAAGTGGACAACCCGCGCTCGCCCATCCTCTCCGGCTTCGTCGGCTCCATGTTCCTCCTCATCGGCTCGCTCGGCGTCGGCTGGCTGGCGCCCGTCTCGGAGTTGCGGCGGATGCCGCTGTTCATCTGGATGCGCACCGAGGCATTCGGCGTCGGGCTGTCCATCGTCCTGTTGGCGGTCGGCGGCATGCTCCTGGTCCGGGCCTGGCTCAGGCTTGGCCAGCACGTCCACGTCTGGGGCCGGGAGGCCCGCAAGGCCACGCTCCAGGCCGTCGTGGCGTGGGGCCTTCCCATGATGTTCACGGTCCCGCTCTTCAGCCGGGACGTGTACGCCTATATAGGCCAGGGCCGGCTGATGGTCGAGGGCTTCAACCCGTATGAAAACGGCATCTCCGCGCTGTCCAACTACTTCCAGCTCGGCGCCGACAAGATGTGGACCGAGGCCCCGGTTCCCTACGGGCAGCTGTTCCTCTGGATCGAGCAGTTCGTGGTGTGGTCCACCAATGTGCATCCGGAAGCGAGCATCATGCTGTTCCGTCTCGCCTCCCTGGCCGGCGTGATCCTGTGCATCATCTACGTTCCCAAACTTGCCGACCTGCACGGGGTCAATCCGCACCGTGCCCTCTGGCTGACGGCGGCGAATCCGCTCTTCCTCACCAACTTCATTGCCAGCGTCCACAATGATTCACTGATGATCGGGCTCGCCCTCGCCGGCCTCTACTACTGCGCCACACGGCGGGTCATCCTCGGCATTGTGCTTGTCACAGCCTCCATCGCGGTGAAGCCCATCACCGTGGTGTTCCTGCCGTTCATTGGCTTGCTCTGGGCCGGCAAGGGGGCCAGCTGGCCCAGGAAGTTTGTGTTCTGGGGCCTGACGGCGGGACTCAGTGTTGGCCTGCTCTACGCAATGAGCCTGGTAAACGGCTTCGGGTTCGGCTGGATCAACGGACTCTCCGCGCCGGGCAGCGTATGGATCTGGTACGCCCCGGTGGGGCTGCTTGGCCTGATCGTGGCCTCCATCGCCAATGCATTCAGCCTGGACGGCTGGGGGCTTGCCAAATGGGTTTACGACGCCGGGAAGCTCCTTGCTGTGGGCATCGTCGCCTGGCAGATTTTCCGCGGCGGGCACGACCGCCTCATGCGCCGCCTGACCCTCGCCTTCGCGGCGGTTGTGGTGCTGGCCCCCATGATCCAGTCCTGGTACGTCGTGTGGCTGATCCCGCTGTTCGCCGTCACAGGCATCCGTGACGACTGGCAGGTGAAGGCCCTGTACTTCATCGTTTCCTTCTTCATGGTCTATGCCATCTCCGACCAGCTGGAAGTCTTCCCCTACCTGCAGACCGACGATCTGGGCCTTGCCCTGGCACTGGCACGCAATGCGGCCGCCATTATCGCGCTGCTGTTTGCGCTCTACCTGATCTTCCTGGACCGCAGCACCAAGCTGCTTTTCAGCAAGGCGGACCAGCCCGTCACCACCCGGCCCGTCATCTGA
- a CDS encoding GMC family oxidoreductase encodes MPDDSAFDYVIAGGGTGGSVLAGRLTEDPSVRVLLLEAGRSDYHPFIHIPAGFPRLKGGPYQWDYRTVPQKYSNGRSIPLPQGRGLGGGGSINSQVFTRGVNEDYDGWVADYGCEGWSGAEVSRYFVRSESNARLSGPLHGTHGPLGVSDLGRPHTLSAAFVQAGQEFGLPYNRDFNGERQHGVGFYQTTTRNGRRCSAAVAYLKPARGRPNLTIRVNATVAKVIIKHGRAVGVQSIEGGVARTYTARREVILSSGAFGSPKLLQLSGVGDPADLAAAGIETVHALPGVGKNLQDHVDLDIIYELTENHSLDRFNRVCPETVLAGLEYVAFRSGPFASNLVEAGGFSYANTEEKTPDLQFHFLPAARSEPGIASLRPGFGATLNSYFLRPRSRGTVRVASSDPTRAPLIDPRYLADDYDLEITIAGVRQSREIMGQASLAPFIKAERIGDGSRVATRDEYVNFVRSYGRTSYHPVGTCAMGTTDDSVVSPRLKVHGLEGLRVVDSSIMPRLISANTQAPTIMIAEKAVDMILEDAGIVAPGLSGFARSHAGPDAV; translated from the coding sequence GTGCCGGATGACTCAGCATTCGATTATGTGATCGCCGGGGGCGGAACGGGCGGCAGCGTCCTGGCCGGCAGGCTGACCGAAGACCCGTCGGTCCGCGTGCTCCTGCTTGAAGCGGGCAGGTCCGACTACCACCCGTTCATCCATATTCCTGCGGGCTTCCCCCGTCTCAAGGGAGGCCCTTATCAGTGGGATTACCGGACCGTTCCACAAAAGTACAGCAACGGCCGCAGCATCCCGCTGCCTCAAGGCCGCGGACTCGGCGGCGGCGGGTCCATCAACTCCCAGGTCTTCACCCGCGGCGTGAACGAGGACTACGACGGCTGGGTTGCGGACTACGGGTGCGAGGGATGGTCCGGCGCTGAGGTGTCTAGGTATTTCGTCCGCTCGGAATCGAATGCCAGACTCTCCGGGCCTCTCCACGGAACTCATGGACCCCTCGGCGTCTCAGACCTCGGGCGCCCGCACACTCTGTCCGCGGCCTTCGTGCAGGCAGGCCAGGAGTTCGGGCTGCCCTACAACCGGGACTTCAACGGCGAACGGCAGCACGGTGTCGGCTTCTACCAGACGACTACCAGGAACGGGCGCCGGTGCAGCGCGGCGGTCGCCTATCTGAAACCTGCGCGCGGCCGGCCCAACCTCACTATCCGCGTCAACGCGACCGTCGCAAAGGTGATCATCAAGCATGGCCGTGCCGTCGGCGTTCAGTCGATCGAGGGCGGAGTGGCGCGAACCTACACCGCACGGCGTGAGGTGATTCTCTCCAGCGGCGCTTTCGGTTCGCCGAAGTTACTTCAGCTTTCAGGCGTTGGCGACCCCGCTGACCTCGCCGCCGCCGGAATCGAAACAGTCCATGCGCTGCCCGGCGTCGGGAAGAACCTCCAGGACCACGTTGACCTGGACATCATCTATGAACTCACCGAGAACCACAGCCTGGACCGGTTCAACCGCGTGTGCCCGGAAACCGTCCTGGCCGGCCTTGAATACGTGGCCTTCCGCTCCGGACCGTTCGCGTCCAACCTGGTCGAGGCCGGGGGCTTCAGTTATGCCAACACGGAGGAGAAGACCCCGGACCTGCAGTTCCACTTCCTGCCTGCGGCGAGGTCGGAGCCGGGGATTGCATCCCTCCGGCCCGGGTTCGGGGCGACGCTGAACTCGTACTTCCTGCGCCCCCGCAGCCGGGGGACGGTCCGCGTCGCATCATCTGACCCCACAAGGGCACCGCTTATCGACCCGAGGTACCTCGCCGACGACTACGATCTCGAGATAACGATCGCCGGCGTACGGCAGAGCCGGGAGATCATGGGGCAGGCGTCACTTGCTCCGTTCATCAAGGCGGAGCGCATCGGCGATGGCTCGCGGGTGGCAACCCGGGACGAGTACGTGAATTTCGTGCGCTCCTACGGACGGACCTCTTACCACCCGGTCGGCACCTGTGCCATGGGCACCACCGACGATTCTGTCGTCTCCCCGCGCCTGAAGGTCCATGGGCTGGAGGGATTGCGGGTGGTTGATTCCTCGATCATGCCCCGGCTGATCAGTGCCAACACGCAGGCGCCCACCATCATGATCGCGGAAAAAGCCGTCGACATGATCCTTGAGGACGCGGGCATCGTGGCACCCGGCCTAAGCGGCTTCGCCAGATCCCATGCGGGCCCGGATGCTGTGTGA